The following proteins are co-located in the Paenibacillus sp. JNUCC32 genome:
- a CDS encoding PRC-barrel domain-containing protein, which produces MKLQEMIGLAVFDVENGKEIGKIHDFILDENWLITGLELEGKALFSSHVKSVSWEDIVAYGEDAVMIRSQEAVRKLGANDIPLTYLLGKRKLKEMQVLTEDGVLLGRISDVYFEQEQGNTILGLEISDGFVSDLIEGRKWLPCTAEMAIGESAVMVPPMSEQRLEKAINSVNG; this is translated from the coding sequence ATGAAACTTCAAGAAATGATCGGACTGGCTGTATTCGACGTGGAGAACGGTAAGGAAATCGGCAAAATCCACGATTTTATACTAGATGAGAACTGGTTGATTACCGGATTGGAGCTTGAAGGCAAGGCTTTGTTTTCCTCTCATGTGAAAAGCGTCTCATGGGAAGATATCGTAGCCTACGGGGAAGATGCCGTCATGATCCGGAGCCAAGAGGCTGTCCGCAAATTGGGCGCCAACGATATACCGCTTACGTACCTTTTGGGCAAGCGCAAATTGAAAGAGATGCAGGTCCTGACAGAGGATGGTGTCCTGCTCGGTCGTATATCGGATGTTTATTTTGAGCAGGAACAGGGCAATACAATACTAGGGTTGGAAATATCCGATGGATTTGTCTCGGATTTGATCGAAGGTCGCAAATGGCTGCCTTGCACAGCGGAAATGGCTATCGGCGAGAGTGCCGTCATGGTACCCCCGATGAGCGAACAGCGTCTGGAAAAAGCCATTAATTCTGTGAACGGATAG
- a CDS encoding cysteine desulfurase family protein, with protein sequence MKSVYLDHAASTPVHPEVAERMMNVMTSQYGNASSVHAFGREAKKIVNGARDRIASLLGCHSDELVFTAGGTESDNLAVLGLLESLGVEGRHVITSAVEHHAVLHTCHELERRGCQVTYVPVDPTGRVSVEDIAGAIQDNTALVTIMYGNNEVGTVQPIAEIGELCRSRGIVFHTDAVQALGSEAINCRELPVDMWSFSAHKINGPQGVGALVVRRGLSVSPRLFGGLQEKKRRAGTENMAGIAGFAAAVEWTVQNMETRIQHYRELRSTLLDGLRQEIGENSFVINGNPEHHLPHILNISFPGANTETMLMNLDMEGIAAASGSACTSGSLEISHVLRAMKLSDPVLRSAIRFSFGLGNTTQEMEYTAQKIGTILNRLRK encoded by the coding sequence ATGAAATCAGTATACTTGGATCATGCCGCATCAACCCCGGTTCATCCGGAGGTTGCGGAGCGGATGATGAATGTCATGACGAGCCAATACGGCAATGCTTCGAGCGTCCATGCTTTTGGACGGGAAGCGAAGAAGATCGTGAACGGGGCGCGTGATCGAATAGCGTCTTTGTTGGGATGCCATTCGGACGAGCTGGTGTTTACCGCAGGCGGGACCGAGAGCGATAACCTGGCTGTTCTGGGACTGCTGGAGTCCTTGGGCGTGGAAGGCAGACATGTGATTACGTCAGCGGTGGAGCACCATGCGGTGCTCCACACTTGCCATGAGCTGGAACGGCGGGGCTGCCAGGTTACCTATGTCCCGGTGGACCCTACAGGGCGTGTTTCTGTAGAGGACATTGCGGGCGCGATTCAGGACAACACGGCGCTGGTGACCATCATGTACGGCAACAATGAAGTAGGCACCGTTCAGCCGATCGCCGAAATCGGCGAGTTATGCCGGAGCCGCGGAATCGTATTCCATACCGATGCCGTTCAGGCATTGGGCTCGGAGGCGATCAACTGCCGCGAGCTGCCGGTGGATATGTGGAGCTTCTCCGCCCACAAAATCAACGGGCCGCAGGGCGTAGGCGCTTTGGTCGTCCGCAGGGGACTCAGCGTATCTCCCCGTCTGTTCGGAGGGCTGCAGGAGAAGAAGCGCCGGGCCGGAACAGAGAATATGGCCGGAATCGCCGGTTTTGCGGCGGCAGTGGAATGGACCGTGCAGAATATGGAGACGCGAATCCAGCATTATCGCGAACTGAGATCGACCCTCCTTGACGGGCTTCGTCAGGAGATTGGCGAGAATTCTTTTGTGATCAATGGAAACCCGGAACATCACCTACCTCACATCCTGAATATCAGCTTTCCCGGTGCCAATACGGAGACGATGCTGATGAACCTCGATATGGAAGGAATTGCGGCGGCAAGCGGCTCGGCTTGTACGTCGGGATCCCTGGAAATATCCCATGTACTCCGAGCAATGAAACTTTCTGACCCTGTTTTGCGCTCCGCGATTCGTTTTAGTTTCGGTTTGGGTAATACTACTCAAGAAATGGAGTACACTGCCCAAAAAATTGGAACCATCCTTAATCGGTTACGTAAATAG
- the cymR gene encoding cysteine metabolism transcriptional regulator CymR, protein MKISTKGRYGLTIMMELAAKFGEGPTSLKSIAEKNQLSEHYLEQLIAPLRNAGLVKSIRGAYGGYILSRDPASITAGDVIRVLEGPISPVDFTEEDDPAKRDLWLRIRDSIAEVLDSTTLDYLINYHEQSAADNYMFYI, encoded by the coding sequence TTGAAGATATCAACAAAAGGAAGATACGGATTAACGATTATGATGGAGCTGGCCGCCAAGTTCGGCGAAGGGCCGACTTCGCTGAAGAGCATAGCCGAGAAGAACCAGCTGTCGGAACATTATCTTGAGCAGCTGATCGCGCCGCTGCGGAATGCGGGCTTGGTTAAGAGCATCCGCGGTGCATACGGCGGATATATCCTTTCCCGGGACCCGGCATCCATCACGGCAGGGGACGTCATCCGCGTTCTGGAAGGGCCGATATCCCCCGTCGATTTTACGGAAGAGGACGATCCGGCGAAGCGTGACCTCTGGCTCCGGATCCGCGACAGCATCGCTGAAGTGCTGGATTCCACGACGCTGGACTATCTGATCAATTACCATGAACAGTCTGCTGCAGACAACTATATGTTTTACATTTAA
- the mnmA gene encoding tRNA 2-thiouridine(34) synthase MnmA: MSKEKHNTRIVVGMSGGVDSSVTALLLKQQGYEVIGIFMKNWDDTDELGYCTAEADAEDVRRVCEQLDIPYYTVNFEKEYFDKVFSYFLDEYKAGRTPNPDVMCNREIKFGEFLNKAMDLGADYVATGHYARVIEEDGQYRLLRGVDSNKDQTYFLNALSQEQLAKAMFPIGHLPKPEVRRLAEEAGLYTAKKKDSTGVCFIGERNFKEFLGQYLPAQSGDMVDIVTGEVKGRHDGLMYYTLGQRQGLGIGGSGSGEPWFVADKDLTNNILYVVQGDHPSLYSTGLVASGINWIAGQDAMPKDAYTCTAKFRYRQPDQEVTITPREDGTVHVAFAKPQKAITPGQAVVFYQGDECLGGGTIETADKVPY, translated from the coding sequence ATGTCAAAAGAAAAACATAACACTCGTATCGTTGTCGGCATGTCGGGAGGAGTCGACTCCTCCGTAACAGCGCTCCTGCTCAAACAGCAGGGCTATGAAGTGATCGGCATCTTTATGAAAAACTGGGATGATACCGATGAGCTTGGCTACTGCACAGCCGAAGCGGACGCTGAAGACGTGCGCCGCGTGTGCGAGCAGCTCGACATTCCCTACTATACCGTCAATTTCGAGAAGGAATACTTCGATAAAGTATTTTCCTATTTCCTCGATGAATATAAAGCCGGGAGAACGCCGAACCCCGATGTCATGTGCAACCGCGAGATCAAATTCGGCGAATTTCTGAACAAGGCCATGGACCTGGGAGCCGACTACGTCGCTACCGGCCATTACGCCCGCGTCATCGAGGAGGACGGACAGTACCGGCTGCTGCGGGGTGTGGACAGCAACAAAGACCAAACCTACTTCCTCAATGCGCTGAGCCAAGAGCAGCTTGCCAAGGCGATGTTCCCGATCGGGCATCTGCCGAAACCGGAAGTCCGCCGACTTGCTGAGGAGGCCGGGCTGTATACTGCCAAGAAAAAAGACAGCACCGGCGTTTGCTTCATCGGCGAGCGGAATTTCAAGGAGTTCCTTGGACAATACCTTCCCGCCCAATCCGGCGATATGGTGGACATTGTCACCGGTGAAGTAAAGGGCCGCCATGACGGCTTGATGTACTACACGCTGGGGCAACGCCAAGGCCTCGGGATCGGCGGATCCGGCTCCGGGGAGCCTTGGTTCGTAGCCGACAAAGATTTGACCAACAATATTTTGTACGTAGTTCAAGGCGATCATCCGAGCTTGTATTCGACCGGACTCGTTGCCTCCGGAATCAATTGGATTGCAGGACAAGACGCTATGCCCAAAGACGCCTACACCTGCACCGCCAAATTCCGCTACCGTCAGCCGGACCAGGAAGTAACCATAACCCCGCGCGAAGACGGAACCGTTCATGTCGCGTTTGCGAAGCCGCAAAAAGCGATCACGCCGGGACAAGCCGTCGTCTTCTATCAAGGGGACGAATGCCTTGGCGGGGGAACGATCGAAACGGCGGATAAAGTTCCTTATTAA
- the nrdG gene encoding anaerobic ribonucleoside-triphosphate reductase activating protein: protein MNVCGYIPESINEGPGLRAVLFVSGCRHACAGCFNTDSWNFEAGEPFTEEMSAAILQDILDNPLLDGVTLCGGDPFFSPEECAAFVRRLRSLCPAKNVWAYTGFTFEALLRQPKLRELALLCDVIVDGKFELERRDVSLPFRGSSNQRFIDVAASMEQGIAVEYILR, encoded by the coding sequence GTGAATGTGTGCGGATACATCCCCGAGAGCATCAATGAAGGCCCCGGACTTCGTGCGGTTCTATTCGTGAGCGGCTGCCGCCATGCCTGCGCCGGATGTTTTAATACGGATTCCTGGAACTTTGAAGCGGGGGAGCCCTTTACCGAAGAAATGTCAGCGGCGATACTGCAGGATATCCTGGACAATCCTTTGCTGGATGGCGTGACCTTATGCGGTGGAGACCCCTTCTTCTCCCCGGAAGAATGTGCGGCATTCGTACGCAGGCTCAGGTCCCTCTGTCCCGCAAAAAACGTATGGGCCTACACGGGGTTCACCTTCGAAGCGCTGCTGAGGCAGCCGAAGCTGCGCGAATTGGCCCTGCTGTGCGACGTCATCGTTGACGGCAAATTCGAGTTGGAGCGCAGGGATGTCTCGCTTCCTTTCAGGGGCAGCTCGAATCAGCGTTTCATCGATGTAGCCGCCAGCATGGAGCAGGGAATTGCCGTGGAGTATATTCTTCGCTAG
- a CDS encoding anaerobic ribonucleoside triphosphate reductase — MKVMKRDGCLVKFETIRIVEAVDKAFMAVEGVSRKDASLRIGDEVAHATAGMDQVSVEEIQDFVVEHLQSTGYPEVAAAYQHYREARDLERMRRGELYKISRDVIGVTDLDLLRENANLNGESFSGKMSRIGSEYAKWMASKFILPTELTRAVRDGYVYVHDLDQYALGTTNCIFIPFGRLLAKGFNTGNGSVRPPQSIMTAMALVAIIFQSQQNSQFGGVSGSKIDWDLAPYVGKSFRRHFRKGLAYFGEAGLGEDRPYKIALEDHEIYIDNELLKDTYPRIYHYAYHETVNETKQAAESLIHNLNTMSSRAGGQIPFTSLNYGMCTSTEGRLVSHALLDATMKGLGGGETPIFPQHIFQCKQGVNQAEGEPNYDLFLKAVECSSRRLYPNFVNVDASFNLVYYNPGDPDTIIATMGCRTRTISDRFGRNRLSGKGNLSFNTINLVRLGIEHGIVQGKREVPDLNRFYQQLDHYMRIAVEGLIHRYELQADQPAKASDFMMREGVWEGGEALAPEDKVRELIKHGTLALGFIGLAECLKALTGRHHGEDEDSRGLGIEIIRHMRRFCDAAGERYNLNITLFATPAEGLSGKFTKLDRQTFGVIEGVTDREYYTNSFHIPVYYPMAAYRKIRSEAPFHELCNAGAISYVELDGNARQNTAAFRDIVQFALQQNIGYFSVNHPVDRCPACNYEGIIGSACPGCGALETDGNFQRLRRVTGYLTGNYTERFNSAKQAEVRDRVKHL, encoded by the coding sequence ATGAAGGTCATGAAGAGAGACGGATGCCTGGTAAAATTTGAGACGATCCGAATCGTGGAGGCGGTGGATAAAGCTTTTATGGCGGTAGAGGGTGTTTCCCGCAAGGATGCTTCCTTGCGGATTGGAGATGAGGTTGCCCATGCCACTGCGGGGATGGACCAGGTTAGCGTGGAGGAGATTCAAGATTTCGTTGTGGAGCATTTGCAAAGCACGGGTTATCCCGAAGTAGCAGCTGCCTATCAACATTACAGGGAGGCCCGCGATCTGGAGCGGATGCGGCGGGGAGAGCTTTATAAGATCAGCAGGGATGTGATCGGGGTAACCGATTTGGACCTGCTGCGGGAGAACGCGAATCTGAACGGGGAATCCTTCAGCGGAAAAATGAGCCGGATCGGCTCCGAATACGCCAAATGGATGGCAAGCAAATTCATCCTGCCGACAGAGCTCACGAGAGCGGTGAGGGATGGGTATGTATACGTTCATGACCTGGACCAGTATGCGCTGGGAACGACGAACTGCATCTTCATCCCGTTCGGCCGGTTGCTGGCCAAGGGCTTCAATACCGGTAACGGATCGGTCAGGCCGCCGCAGAGCATCATGACCGCCATGGCGCTGGTAGCCATCATCTTTCAATCCCAGCAGAACAGCCAATTCGGCGGCGTGTCCGGCAGCAAAATCGATTGGGATCTCGCGCCGTATGTCGGCAAATCGTTTCGTCGGCATTTTCGCAAAGGGCTGGCCTACTTCGGAGAAGCGGGGCTGGGAGAGGATCGGCCGTATAAAATAGCTCTTGAGGATCACGAAATATACATAGACAATGAGCTGCTGAAGGACACATATCCGCGAATATACCATTATGCCTATCATGAAACGGTGAATGAAACCAAGCAGGCCGCGGAATCCTTGATCCATAATTTGAATACGATGAGCAGCCGGGCCGGCGGACAAATTCCTTTCACTTCGTTGAATTACGGCATGTGCACGTCAACCGAAGGAAGGCTGGTGTCCCACGCCCTGCTGGATGCCACGATGAAGGGGCTCGGCGGGGGAGAGACGCCGATATTTCCGCAGCATATTTTCCAGTGCAAGCAGGGGGTCAACCAGGCGGAAGGCGAGCCGAATTACGACCTGTTCCTGAAAGCCGTCGAGTGCTCCAGCCGCAGGCTCTATCCGAATTTCGTCAACGTGGACGCGTCGTTTAATCTCGTCTATTATAACCCGGGCGACCCGGACACGATTATTGCCACCATGGGCTGCAGGACCCGCACGATTTCGGATCGCTTTGGGCGAAACCGCCTAAGCGGCAAGGGCAACCTGTCCTTTAATACGATCAATTTGGTCCGGCTCGGGATTGAACATGGCATCGTTCAAGGAAAGCGGGAAGTGCCGGACCTGAACCGTTTCTATCAACAGCTGGATCATTATATGAGAATTGCGGTGGAGGGCTTGATTCACCGTTACGAGCTGCAGGCCGACCAACCGGCCAAAGCGTCCGATTTCATGATGCGGGAGGGCGTGTGGGAAGGCGGCGAGGCGCTGGCGCCGGAGGATAAGGTGCGCGAGCTGATCAAGCACGGCACCCTGGCGCTTGGATTTATCGGGCTGGCCGAATGCCTGAAGGCGTTGACCGGACGGCATCACGGCGAGGATGAGGACAGTCGAGGGCTGGGGATCGAGATCATCCGGCATATGCGCCGGTTTTGCGATGCAGCCGGTGAAAGGTATAACCTGAACATCACGCTGTTTGCCACGCCGGCAGAAGGGTTATCCGGGAAATTTACGAAGCTCGACCGGCAGACCTTCGGGGTGATCGAGGGTGTGACTGACCGCGAATATTACACGAATTCTTTTCATATACCCGTGTACTATCCGATGGCCGCCTACCGCAAAATCCGTTCCGAAGCTCCTTTCCATGAGCTGTGCAACGCCGGAGCGATTTCGTATGTGGAGCTGGACGGCAACGCAAGGCAGAATACGGCTGCTTTCCGGGACATCGTGCAGTTTGCCCTGCAGCAGAACATCGGATATTTCTCCGTTAACCATCCCGTCGACCGGTGCCCGGCATGCAACTACGAAGGCATTATCGGAAGTGCGTGCCCTGGATGCGGCGCTTTGGAGACGGATGGAAACTTCCAGCGGCTGCGGAGGGTAACGGGATATTTAACGGGCAATTATACGGAGCGCTTCAATTCGGCCAAGCAGGCCGAGGTTCGGGATCGGGTGAAGCATTTGTGA
- a CDS encoding PCYCGC domain-containing protein, with protein MMKTGKQRFVILLLSAGLMLSGCSGKSAQEQVVGGQAAEAAHEHGHQTQLSNGDIQEATSSIDELPTFLKSQTSELQTIYALSAQVSDVLKYIPCYCGCGESAGHESNLNCFIDEIQEDGTVVWDDHGTRCGVCLDIAVESAKMSSEGMSLTDIRTAIDEKYSTGYAKPTPTPMPPVES; from the coding sequence ATGATGAAAACAGGGAAACAACGGTTTGTCATCCTGCTGCTGTCCGCCGGCCTTATGCTGAGCGGCTGTTCGGGAAAAAGCGCCCAGGAGCAGGTCGTTGGTGGACAGGCAGCCGAGGCGGCGCATGAGCACGGACATCAGACGCAGCTGTCCAACGGGGATATCCAGGAGGCGACGTCTTCGATCGATGAGCTGCCGACCTTTTTGAAGAGCCAGACCAGCGAGCTCCAAACGATTTATGCTTTGTCCGCGCAGGTGAGTGATGTCCTGAAATACATTCCTTGTTACTGCGGCTGCGGGGAAAGTGCCGGTCATGAGAGCAACCTGAACTGTTTTATCGATGAGATTCAGGAGGACGGCACGGTGGTGTGGGACGATCACGGCACCCGCTGCGGGGTGTGTTTGGACATTGCCGTGGAATCTGCCAAAATGAGCAGTGAGGGTATGAGCCTAACGGATATCCGGACCGCGATCGACGAGAAATACAGCACCGGCTATGCCAAGCCGACGCCAACCCCGATGCCTCCTGTGGAAAGTTAA
- a CDS encoding replication-associated recombination protein A → MDLFSIGREGDRDSRLLADRMRPSSLDEYIGQEHIIGPGKLLRRAIEADQVSSILLYGPPGCGKTTLAHIISQQTKGHFVRLNAVEATVKDVREVIEQAQSNRSLYGTKTILFLDEVHRFNSSRQDALLPAVENGTIIFIGATTENPFHYVNGALMSRSTLFQLQPLTKDHSMIAMRRALIDQEKGLGFMDLKADEEALEHIAAMANGDIRRALNALELAAMTTPPDASGTVHITLEVAEESIRRPTVRADESTQYDVLSAFHKSIRGSSDAALFWFLYAVEKLGMDPMVFIRRLIAASSEDIGLANPQAMVQAVSALDAYRNNGWPEAKLNIAQAILFAVESPKSDGVVSAISRAMSAMNEVKSAEVPLHLRDAHYSGAVKLGHVGYKYPHDYPGHYVKQEYLPKELSRRVFYQATEQGNEAKIAHNQRLRREE, encoded by the coding sequence ATGGATTTATTCAGTATCGGGCGTGAAGGGGACCGGGACTCCCGGCTGCTGGCCGATCGGATGCGCCCTTCGTCGCTGGATGAATATATAGGACAAGAGCATATTATCGGACCGGGCAAACTGCTCCGGCGGGCCATAGAGGCAGACCAGGTCTCGTCGATTTTATTGTACGGCCCGCCGGGATGCGGCAAAACAACGCTTGCGCATATCATATCCCAGCAAACGAAGGGGCATTTCGTTCGGCTGAACGCGGTGGAAGCCACGGTCAAGGACGTTAGGGAAGTCATTGAACAAGCCCAGAGCAACCGCAGCCTGTACGGCACCAAAACGATCCTGTTTTTGGATGAGGTGCACCGCTTCAACAGCTCCAGACAGGATGCCCTGCTGCCTGCCGTGGAGAACGGCACCATCATATTTATCGGCGCGACGACCGAGAACCCCTTTCATTATGTCAACGGGGCTCTAATGAGCCGGTCCACTTTGTTTCAGCTTCAGCCGCTGACCAAGGACCATTCCATGATCGCGATGCGGCGCGCGCTGATCGATCAGGAAAAGGGTCTTGGGTTCATGGATCTCAAGGCCGATGAGGAAGCGCTGGAGCACATTGCAGCCATGGCGAACGGGGATATCCGGCGTGCACTCAATGCGCTGGAGCTGGCCGCGATGACGACGCCGCCGGACGCAAGCGGTACGGTCCATATCACGCTGGAGGTGGCGGAGGAATCGATTCGCCGGCCTACCGTGCGTGCGGACGAGTCCACGCAGTATGATGTGCTGTCCGCCTTTCACAAGAGCATTCGGGGCTCCAGCGATGCGGCGCTGTTCTGGTTTTTGTATGCAGTCGAAAAGCTCGGCATGGACCCGATGGTGTTCATCCGCCGCCTGATTGCTGCCAGCAGCGAGGATATCGGGCTGGCCAATCCCCAAGCCATGGTGCAGGCGGTAAGCGCATTGGATGCCTACCGGAACAACGGCTGGCCGGAAGCCAAGCTGAATATCGCCCAGGCGATCCTGTTCGCCGTGGAGAGCCCGAAATCCGATGGCGTTGTATCCGCCATATCCCGCGCGATGTCCGCCATGAATGAAGTGAAATCGGCGGAGGTTCCGCTGCATCTGCGCGATGCGCATTACTCGGGGGCGGTTAAGCTGGGACATGTGGGCTACAAGTACCCGCACGATTATCCGGGCCATTACGTGAAGCAGGAGTATTTGCCGAAGGAGCTCTCCCGCCGGGTGTTCTATCAGGCCACGGAGCAGGGGAACGAAGCCAAGATCGCCCACAACCAGCGATTACGACGCGAAGAATAG